TTCAAGTGTGCGTTCAAAACCTGTAGATACTCCCACTACCATGTTGTTAAGAACAGAGCGTGTAGTACCGTGAATTGAACGGTGAGCTTTTGATTCAGAAGGACGAGTAAATGTAATTACGTTGTCTTCTTGAGTGATCGTAATTTCTTTATCTAATTGTCTCGAAAGTTCACCTTTCGGACCTTTAACAGTAGCGAAGTTTTCATCTGAAATTGTTACAGTAACACTCTCAGGAACTTCGATCTGACGATTACCAATACGGGACATTCTATTGCACCTCCATTCAATTGTTGCTAATTACCAAACGTAAGCGACGACTTCTCCGCCGACTTGTTTAGCGCGGGCTTCTTTGTCTGTTAATACACCGTTTGATGTAGAAACTAGTGCAACACCTAAGCCGTTAAGTACTTTAGGTACTTCGTTTGATTTAGCATATACACGAAGTCCTGGTTTAGAAATACGTTTCAAGCCATTGATAACGCGTTCGTTATCTTGACCGTATTTTAGGAAAATGCGGATGATGCCTTGTTTGTTATCTTCCACGTATTCCACATCACGAACGAAACCTTCTCGTTTTAAGATCTCGGCGATTTCTTTCTTTACGTTTGAAGCAGGTACCTCAAGCTTCTCGTGGCGAACCATGTTCGCATTACGGATGCGTGTAAGCATATCTGCAATCGGATCACTCATTGTCATTTGAATTAACCTCCTTCCCTAATTAGGGGTTTACCAGCTGGCTTTTTTAACGCCAGGAAGTTGTCCCTTGTATGCAAGTTCGCGGAAACAAATACGGCAAAGTTTAAATTTGCGATATACTGAATGTGGACGACCACAACGTTCGCAGCGTGTATATTCTTGTACTTTGTACTTTGGCGTACGTTTCTGTTTAGCGATCATAGATTTCTTAGCCACGTTTTCGCCTCCCTATTATTTTACTTTTGGAATGGCATGCCACACTGTGCAAGCAACTCACGTGCTTCTTCATCAGTGTTAGCTGTCGTCACGATGACGATATCCATCCCTCGTACTTTTGATACTTTATCGAAGTCAATTTCAGGGAAAATAAGTTGCTCTTTCACACCAAGAGTATAGTTACCGCGACCGTCAAACGCTTTTTTAGAAACGCCACGGAAGTCACGTACACGTGGTAATGAGATTGAAACTAATTTATCGAGAAACTCATACATACGCTCACCGCGAAGCGTTACTTTTGCTCCGATCGGCATACCTTCACGTAAACGGAATCCTGCGATAGATTTTTTCGCTTTAGTAATGACTGGTTTTTGACCTGAAATAGTTGCAAGATCCTCTACAGCTGCATCAAGTGCTTTTGTATTTTGGACAGCATCACCAACACCCATGTTGATAACGATTTTATCTACTTTAGGTACTTGCATAACAGATGTATATTCAAACTTGCTCATTAGAGCAGGTGTGATTTCTTTAGAAAACTTCTCTTTCAAACGACTCATC
This window of the Sporosarcina ureae genome carries:
- a CDS encoding type Z 30S ribosomal protein S14, coding for MAKKSMIAKQKRTPKYKVQEYTRCERCGRPHSVYRKFKLCRICFRELAYKGQLPGVKKASW
- the rpsH gene encoding 30S ribosomal protein S8 — protein: MTMSDPIADMLTRIRNANMVRHEKLEVPASNVKKEIAEILKREGFVRDVEYVEDNKQGIIRIFLKYGQDNERVINGLKRISKPGLRVYAKSNEVPKVLNGLGVALVSTSNGVLTDKEARAKQVGGEVVAYVW
- the rplE gene encoding 50S ribosomal protein L5; the encoded protein is MSRLKEKFSKEITPALMSKFEYTSVMQVPKVDKIVINMGVGDAVQNTKALDAAVEDLATISGQKPVITKAKKSIAGFRLREGMPIGAKVTLRGERMYEFLDKLVSISLPRVRDFRGVSKKAFDGRGNYTLGVKEQLIFPEIDFDKVSKVRGMDIVIVTTANTDEEARELLAQCGMPFQK